A single Providencia manganoxydans DNA region contains:
- the baeR gene encoding two-component system response regulator BaeR has protein sequence MTVLEPSSANVLVVEDEPKLGQLLYDYLQAAGYQPSLLQRGNEVIDYVKQHQPDIILLDLMLPGMDGLTICRELRKFCEIPIIMVTAKTEEIDRLLGLEIGADDYICKPFSPREVVARVKTILRRCQHTTTPDKQKTQLIIDESAFQVRYGDQLLELTPAEFRLVKFLSDNSGTVFSRDQLLDILYDDHRIVTDRTIDSHVKNLRRKLESLDNEKTFIRSIYGLGYRWDEV, from the coding sequence GTGACAGTGTTAGAGCCTTCAAGTGCGAATGTACTGGTTGTTGAAGACGAACCGAAACTCGGTCAACTACTTTATGACTACCTTCAAGCTGCTGGATACCAACCTTCACTATTACAACGGGGTAATGAAGTAATTGATTATGTTAAACAGCACCAGCCAGATATCATTCTACTCGACCTCATGTTACCTGGCATGGATGGGTTAACCATCTGTCGCGAGTTACGTAAATTTTGTGAAATCCCGATTATTATGGTCACCGCCAAAACCGAAGAGATCGACCGCTTACTTGGTTTAGAAATCGGCGCTGATGATTATATCTGTAAACCTTTTAGTCCTAGAGAAGTGGTGGCTCGGGTAAAAACCATTTTACGTCGCTGCCAACATACAACGACACCCGATAAACAGAAAACCCAGTTAATTATTGATGAAAGCGCATTCCAAGTCCGTTATGGTGATCAACTACTTGAGTTAACACCCGCTGAGTTTCGACTGGTTAAGTTTTTATCAGATAATTCGGGAACCGTGTTCTCACGCGATCAACTGCTCGATATTTTGTACGATGATCACCGAATTGTCACGGATAGAACCATTGATAGTCATGTCAAAAACCTACGCCGAAAACTGGAATCACTTGATAATGAAAAAACCTTTATTCGTTCTATTTATGGTTTAGGTTATCGATGGGATGAAGTCTAA
- the baeS gene encoding two-component system sensor histidine kinase BaeS: MKFRFSSVSTRLFLAIFATCLLLVVIMHQGVRLSFQHGFIDYIKENDQQRAELIADALAEQYDETGSWRFLIRNERVFFNILRSIEHHQRSLPPSKPKGWRSYFWVYDNENRLILGRNVPLPNDILRQPVVTSDGKTVGWVIASYGDGISNEIDRRFDEQQMMTSWLIAGLSLIVALIATILLARGFLKPIKRLLDGTNQLANGDFSTRVTEVGRDELGQLAKDFNHLASTLEKNEHMRRDYMADISHELRTPLSVLQGELEAVQDGVRQATPETISSLLAETHTLIKLVNDLHQLSLSDRGSLVYRLQSADIIPLIDMVIGQVRWRLEEKQITVETHLPNQQIINIDPDRILQLLYNLMENSLRYTDANGKIIIRAVIEHNQFSLYWEDSAPGLTSEQCSHLFERFYRAEGSRSRASGGSGLGLAICYNIIEAHKGSIQASASPLGGVRIAIHLPLKQKENEQ, encoded by the coding sequence ATGAAATTTAGATTTAGCAGCGTCAGCACCCGATTATTTCTGGCTATTTTTGCCACTTGTCTACTGCTAGTGGTCATTATGCACCAAGGTGTTCGCTTAAGCTTTCAACATGGGTTTATTGACTATATTAAAGAGAATGATCAACAACGTGCCGAATTGATCGCTGATGCCCTTGCTGAACAATATGATGAGACAGGTAGCTGGCGTTTCTTGATCCGTAATGAGCGAGTGTTTTTTAATATATTACGCAGTATTGAACACCACCAGCGCTCACTGCCGCCATCCAAACCTAAAGGTTGGCGCTCCTATTTTTGGGTATATGACAACGAAAACCGGCTGATATTAGGTCGTAATGTTCCGTTACCTAATGACATTCTCCGCCAGCCCGTTGTCACTTCAGATGGCAAAACAGTGGGATGGGTGATTGCCAGTTATGGCGATGGGATCAGCAATGAGATAGACCGCCGTTTCGATGAACAACAGATGATGACCAGTTGGTTAATTGCTGGTTTATCATTAATTGTCGCGTTAATCGCCACAATTTTATTAGCTCGTGGTTTTTTAAAACCCATAAAAAGATTGTTGGATGGGACCAACCAATTAGCGAATGGCGATTTCTCCACCCGCGTTACTGAGGTCGGTCGCGATGAGCTCGGTCAACTCGCCAAAGATTTTAACCATCTCGCATCAACACTCGAAAAAAATGAACATATGCGTCGTGATTACATGGCAGATATTTCGCATGAATTACGTACCCCACTCTCGGTATTGCAAGGTGAACTTGAGGCCGTACAAGATGGCGTACGCCAAGCAACGCCTGAGACTATCAGCTCTTTACTCGCGGAAACCCATACGTTAATTAAGTTAGTTAACGACTTACATCAATTATCTTTATCCGATAGAGGATCACTCGTCTATCGCCTTCAATCAGCGGATATTATTCCCTTGATTGATATGGTCATCGGTCAAGTACGTTGGCGTTTGGAAGAGAAGCAGATCACAGTGGAAACACATTTGCCAAATCAACAAATTATCAATATCGACCCTGATCGCATTTTGCAATTACTTTATAATTTAATGGAAAATAGCCTACGCTATACCGACGCGAACGGAAAAATCATCATTCGAGCCGTTATTGAACATAATCAATTTTCACTATATTGGGAAGACAGTGCTCCCGGCCTAACTAGCGAACAATGTAGCCATCTTTTTGAGCGATTTTATCGCGCAGAGGGATCGCGCAGTCGCGCTAGTGGCGGTTCTGGCCTCGGTTTAGCAATTTGCTATAATATTATTGAAGCACACAAAGGTAGCATACAAGCCAGCGCTTCCCCATTAGGTGGAGTACGTATTGCTATCCATTTACCGTTGAAACAAAAGGAAAATGAACAGTGA
- a CDS encoding MdtB/MuxB family multidrug efflux RND transporter permease subunit, producing the protein MQPGIQKGGGPSRLFILRPVATTLFMVAILLAGIIGYRFLPVSALPEVDYPTIQVITLYPGASPEVMTSAVTAPLETQFGQMSGLKQMSSQSSGGASVITLMFQLTLPLEVAEQEVQAAINSASSLLPSDLPYPPIYNKVNPADPPVLTLAVTSDAIPLTQVQDMIENRIAQKISQVNGVGLVTLAGGQRPAVRVSLNPQAMAAKGLDSETIRTAINNANVNSAKGSFDGPTRAVTLSANDQMKSLDDYRHLIVAYQNGAPVRLGDIATIQQAAENAYLGAWANTQQAIVINVQRQPGANVIETTDTIRNLLPELIETLPKSVDVKILTDRTSTIRASVSDVQFELMLAIALVVMVIYLFLRNGIATLIPGIAVPLSLVGTFAVMYFCGFSVNNLTLMALTIATGFVVDDAIVVIENISRYLEQGDKPIVAALKGAGEIGFTIISLTFSLVAVLIPLLFMGDIVGRLFREFAITLAVAILISAVVSLTLTPMMCARLLKPESEHKHNRFELACERFFDGMIAWYAIWLKRVLNHRWLTLSVAIGTLVLTVLLYLWIPKGFFPLQDNGIIQGTIESRQSISFSAMSQKQQEVAEKLLSDPAVDNITTYVGIDGTNPTLNNGRIQITLKPLDERPDRVSTIIPRLQEIADSVSGVTLYLQPMQDLTIDTQLARTQYQFTLQAGSLEELSLWVPKLLTELNKQPELVDVSSDWQDQGLVAYVNVDRDTASRFGISMSAIDNALYNAFGQRMISTIYTQSNQYRVIIEHNTQTRNGIDALNDVRLKGTDGAIVPLSTLVNIQEGYGPLAINHLDQFPAATFSFNLADGASLESAVNAVKNAETQIEMPRSITTQFQGATLAFEAALSSTVWLIAAAIVAMYIVLGILYESFIHPITILSTLPTAGVGALLALMMAGSELDVIAVIGIILLIGIVKKNAIMMIDFALAAEREQGMSPREAIYQACLLRFRPILMTTMAALLGALPLMLSSGVGAELRQPLGICMVGGLIMSQILTLFTTPVIYLLFDSLASNIKAHRQNRKQQVS; encoded by the coding sequence ATGCAACCTGGGATCCAAAAAGGTGGCGGCCCTTCTCGCTTATTTATTTTACGTCCTGTTGCGACAACGTTATTTATGGTGGCGATCCTATTAGCTGGGATCATTGGCTATCGTTTTCTACCCGTTTCCGCGTTACCTGAAGTTGATTACCCAACCATTCAAGTCATCACACTCTACCCTGGCGCCAGCCCAGAAGTCATGACATCAGCCGTGACGGCTCCATTAGAAACACAATTTGGCCAAATGTCTGGTTTAAAACAGATGTCGTCACAAAGCTCTGGCGGTGCTTCCGTGATCACATTAATGTTTCAACTGACATTGCCATTAGAGGTTGCAGAACAAGAAGTACAAGCTGCGATTAACTCGGCTTCGAGTTTATTACCTTCTGACTTACCGTACCCACCGATTTATAACAAAGTTAACCCAGCGGATCCCCCTGTCTTAACACTTGCAGTCACCTCTGATGCAATACCACTGACACAAGTGCAAGACATGATTGAAAATCGCATCGCGCAAAAAATTTCGCAAGTGAATGGTGTTGGTCTTGTTACCCTCGCTGGTGGCCAGCGCCCTGCTGTACGGGTGAGTTTAAATCCTCAAGCTATGGCAGCAAAAGGATTAGACAGCGAAACTATTCGTACCGCAATTAATAACGCAAACGTCAATTCGGCTAAAGGTAGCTTTGATGGCCCAACACGTGCTGTAACGCTTTCCGCGAATGACCAAATGAAATCTTTGGATGATTATCGCCACCTAATTGTCGCCTATCAAAATGGCGCACCGGTACGGCTCGGTGATATTGCAACCATCCAGCAAGCGGCTGAGAACGCTTATTTAGGGGCGTGGGCAAATACACAGCAAGCGATTGTCATTAATGTTCAGCGTCAACCTGGCGCTAATGTTATTGAAACAACCGATACTATTCGTAATTTACTCCCTGAATTGATTGAGACGTTACCAAAGTCAGTTGATGTTAAGATTTTAACGGATAGAACTAGCACCATTCGCGCATCTGTTAGTGATGTTCAATTTGAACTAATGCTCGCTATCGCATTAGTTGTGATGGTGATTTATCTATTCCTACGTAATGGAATAGCAACGTTGATCCCCGGTATTGCCGTGCCACTTTCTCTGGTTGGTACGTTTGCCGTGATGTATTTTTGCGGTTTTTCCGTTAATAACCTAACCTTAATGGCTCTCACTATTGCGACGGGTTTTGTGGTCGATGACGCTATTGTCGTTATTGAAAATATCTCCCGTTACCTTGAGCAAGGCGATAAACCGATTGTTGCAGCATTAAAAGGTGCGGGAGAAATTGGCTTTACGATTATTTCACTGACCTTCTCATTAGTTGCTGTATTGATACCGTTATTGTTCATGGGGGACATTGTTGGGCGGTTATTTAGAGAATTTGCAATCACCCTTGCGGTGGCTATTCTCATTTCAGCTGTCGTTTCATTAACGCTCACTCCCATGATGTGCGCTCGTTTACTGAAACCTGAATCAGAGCATAAACACAATCGTTTTGAGCTAGCTTGTGAGCGCTTCTTTGATGGTATGATTGCATGGTATGCCATTTGGTTAAAACGTGTCCTCAATCACCGTTGGTTAACACTTTCGGTTGCTATCGGTACCCTTGTTTTAACTGTATTACTATACCTGTGGATCCCTAAAGGTTTCTTTCCATTACAAGACAATGGCATTATTCAAGGTACGATTGAAAGCCGTCAATCCATCTCTTTCTCGGCAATGTCGCAAAAACAGCAAGAAGTGGCTGAGAAATTACTCTCTGATCCTGCAGTCGATAATATTACTACCTATGTTGGAATCGATGGTACTAATCCAACCCTTAATAATGGGCGCATCCAAATTACCTTAAAACCGCTAGATGAGCGCCCTGACCGTGTAAGTACGATTATCCCTCGCTTACAAGAAATTGCAGATAGCGTATCGGGTGTCACACTGTATTTACAACCCATGCAAGATCTGACGATTGATACCCAATTAGCACGAACGCAATACCAATTTACACTGCAAGCAGGCTCTCTAGAAGAGTTGAGTCTGTGGGTACCAAAACTATTAACTGAATTGAACAAACAGCCTGAGCTGGTTGATGTCAGCAGCGATTGGCAAGACCAAGGCTTAGTGGCTTATGTCAATGTTGATAGAGACACTGCGAGCCGCTTCGGTATCTCGATGTCAGCCATTGATAATGCATTATATAATGCATTTGGCCAGCGCATGATCTCGACTATTTACACCCAATCGAATCAATATCGCGTCATTATTGAGCACAATACCCAAACTCGTAATGGTATAGACGCCTTAAATGACGTTCGCCTCAAGGGTACGGATGGTGCAATCGTGCCTTTAAGTACTTTAGTCAATATCCAAGAAGGTTATGGGCCGCTAGCAATCAACCATCTTGACCAATTCCCAGCGGCAACCTTCTCTTTTAACCTAGCAGACGGGGCATCCTTAGAATCAGCGGTCAATGCAGTCAAAAATGCCGAAACACAAATTGAAATGCCAAGATCGATTACCACTCAATTCCAAGGGGCAACTTTAGCATTTGAGGCTGCATTGAGCAGTACGGTTTGGCTGATCGCCGCTGCAATTGTCGCCATGTATATTGTACTAGGTATTTTATATGAGAGTTTTATTCATCCAATTACTATCCTCTCAACCCTACCTACAGCGGGTGTTGGTGCGCTATTAGCTTTAATGATGGCAGGTAGTGAGCTAGACGTGATCGCTGTCATTGGTATTATTTTGCTGATAGGAATAGTGAAAAAGAATGCGATTATGATGATTGACTTCGCATTAGCAGCCGAACGCGAACAAGGTATGTCACCGCGAGAAGCAATTTATCAAGCTTGTTTACTCCGTTTCCGACCTATTTTAATGACCACTATGGCCGCTTTATTAGGTGCATTACCTTTAATGTTAAGTTCAGGGGTCGGTGCCGAGCTACGCCAACCATTAGGGATTTGTATGGTTGGAGGGTTGATCATGAGCCAAATACTCACTTTGTTTACCACCCCAGTGATTTACCTGTTATTTGATAGCTTAGCAAGTAATATCAAGGCTCACCGACAAAACCGTAAGCAACAGGTGTCATAA
- the yegQ gene encoding tRNA 5-hydroxyuridine modification protein YegQ produces MFTPELLSPAGSLKNMRYAFAYGADAVYAGQPRYSLRVRNNEFNHENLAKGIQEAHDLGKKFYVVVNIAPHNAKLKTFIRDLTPVIEMGPDALIMSDPGLIMMVREAFPKMDIHLSVQANAVNWASVKFWKQMGLTRVILSRELSLEEIAEIRKQVPDIELEVFVHGALCMAYSGRCLLSGYINKRDPNQGTCTNACRWEYKVEEGKQDDVGNIVHVHEPIPVKNVAPTLGEGAPTDKVFMIEEAKRPGEYMTAFEDEHGTYIMNSKDLRAIEHVENLTQMGVHSLKIEGRTKSFYYCARTAQVYRRAIDDAVAGKPFDPTLLSTLEGLAHRGYTEGFLRRHTHDAYQTYEYGYSVSETQQFVGEFTGKRINGLAEVDVKNKFSLGDSLELMTPAGNIVFTLDALQNRKGEAIDVAPGNGHIVYLPVPDDVDVNFGLLIRNLPGTTTRSPHQSETTTHA; encoded by the coding sequence ATGTTTACTCCAGAATTATTATCACCAGCCGGTTCTTTAAAGAACATGCGTTATGCATTCGCATATGGCGCAGATGCCGTTTATGCAGGGCAACCGCGTTATAGCCTCCGTGTACGTAATAACGAATTCAACCATGAAAACCTAGCCAAAGGGATCCAAGAAGCCCATGATCTTGGCAAAAAATTCTATGTTGTCGTTAATATTGCGCCACACAATGCAAAGCTGAAAACCTTTATTCGTGATTTAACCCCTGTTATTGAAATGGGACCTGACGCACTGATTATGTCCGATCCGGGGCTGATCATGATGGTACGCGAAGCATTTCCTAAAATGGATATTCACTTATCGGTACAAGCAAACGCAGTTAACTGGGCATCGGTAAAATTCTGGAAACAGATGGGACTTACTCGGGTTATTTTATCTCGTGAGCTTTCTCTCGAAGAGATCGCTGAAATCCGTAAACAAGTTCCAGATATCGAACTCGAAGTGTTTGTCCACGGTGCGCTTTGCATGGCTTACTCAGGCCGCTGCTTACTGTCTGGTTACATCAATAAACGTGACCCTAACCAAGGCACTTGTACCAATGCTTGTCGTTGGGAATACAAAGTCGAAGAAGGTAAACAAGATGATGTGGGCAATATCGTTCATGTACATGAACCGATCCCTGTCAAAAATGTTGCACCAACCCTAGGTGAAGGCGCACCGACTGATAAAGTCTTTATGATTGAAGAAGCCAAGCGTCCGGGCGAATATATGACCGCCTTCGAAGACGAACATGGTACTTATATTATGAACTCTAAAGATTTACGTGCGATTGAACATGTAGAAAATCTGACTCAAATGGGAGTTCATTCATTAAAAATTGAAGGTCGTACTAAATCCTTTTATTACTGCGCACGCACTGCACAAGTATACCGCCGTGCAATTGATGACGCCGTCGCAGGTAAGCCGTTTGATCCGACATTACTGTCAACCTTAGAGGGCTTAGCACATCGTGGTTACACTGAAGGTTTTTTACGTCGTCATACTCACGATGCTTACCAAACCTATGAATATGGCTATTCTGTCTCTGAAACCCAGCAGTTCGTCGGTGAATTTACCGGTAAGCGTATTAATGGCCTTGCAGAAGTGGATGTTAAAAATAAATTTAGCCTAGGTGATAGCTTAGAATTGATGACTCCTGCGGGAAATATTGTCTTTACCCTTGATGCATTACAAAACCGTAAAGGCGAAGCTATTGACGTTGCGCCGGGTAATGGCCATATCGTTTATTTACCTGTGCCTGATGATGTTGATGTGAATTTTGGTTTGTTGATTCGTAATTTACCGGGTACAACTACCCGCTCTCCACACCAATCAGAAACGACAACTCATGCTTAA
- the mdtC gene encoding multidrug efflux RND transporter permease subunit MdtC: MKRFFALFISRPVATTLISVAISLCGALSFMFLPVAPLPQVDYPVINVTASLSGASPETMASSVATPLERSLGSIAGISEMTSSSSLGRTTITLEFNLDKDINNAAREVQAAINAAQSLLPSGMQSKPRYYKSNPSDAPIMILTLTSKTMSTGEIYDIASTRLSQRIAQIEGVSEVSVGGGSLPAVRVELNPTALFNQGVSLDKVRSAINSANVRQPQGYINDDDRRWQVQTNDELKKAADYRPIIVHYQNGNAVKLSDVANVKDSVQDVRTAGMSGGEPAILIVIRREAGANIIETVNRIRAELPEFQDMIPAAIDLKVAQDRTPTIRASLVEVERALIIAIALVILVVLLFLRSGRATLIPAIAVPVSLIGTFTAMYLCGFSLNNLSLMALTVATGFVVDDAIVVLENISRHIENGSRPFIAAVRGVSEVGFTVVSMSVSLVAVFIPLLLMEGLVGRLFREFAITLATAISISLIISLTLTPMMCAYLLKKRDIKKTDKQGITARCLLRAQQSYGLILNWVLSHKRSVLAILFATIGLNIYLYIAIPKTFFPEQDTGRLLGFVRADQSISFQAMKEKMTRFMQEVNADPAVDSVTGFTGGSRVNSGSMFISLKPLDERKESANAVINRLRIKLAKEPGANLFMMPVQDIRVGGRQSNASYQYSLLADELNTLREWEPAIRKAIADLPQVTDVNSDKEDKGAEMAITYDRDLMAQLGIDVREANDLLNNAFGQRQISTIYEAMNQYKVVMEVAPEYTQDVSALDKMFVINKTGEAIPLSYFARWQPANAPLSVNHQGLSASSTIAFNLAEGYTLDQAMSAIEKTMTALGVPSNIRGSFAGTAQVFQDTLKSQLFLIFAAIITVYLVLGILYESYIHPLTILSTLPSAGVGALLALELFNTPFSLIALIGIMLLIGIVKKNAIIMVDFAIHAQRNQGLTAREAIFRASMLRFRPILMTTLAAIFGALPLALGSGDGAELRQPLGITIVGGLVMSQLLTLFTTPVVYLCFDQLRQRFSKQQRDPKHAKA, translated from the coding sequence ATGAAGCGCTTTTTCGCCTTATTTATCAGTCGTCCCGTTGCCACAACCTTAATTAGTGTTGCTATCTCGCTATGTGGTGCACTCAGTTTTATGTTCTTACCTGTGGCACCATTGCCACAGGTTGATTACCCTGTGATAAACGTGACAGCGTCACTATCCGGCGCATCACCTGAAACGATGGCTTCTTCAGTTGCAACTCCTCTTGAGCGCTCATTAGGTAGCATCGCAGGGATCAGTGAAATGACCTCCAGTAGCTCTCTAGGGCGCACCACAATCACCCTTGAATTCAACCTTGATAAAGATATTAATAATGCAGCCCGTGAAGTACAGGCTGCTATCAACGCAGCCCAAAGTTTGCTACCTAGCGGTATGCAAAGTAAGCCTCGTTACTACAAATCAAACCCTTCCGATGCCCCCATCATGATTTTAACCTTAACCTCAAAAACCATGAGTACCGGTGAAATTTATGATATTGCCTCAACACGTTTATCACAGCGTATTGCACAAATCGAAGGCGTCAGTGAAGTGTCTGTTGGTGGTGGTTCATTACCTGCCGTGCGGGTCGAACTCAACCCTACCGCCCTATTTAATCAAGGCGTTTCCCTTGATAAAGTTCGTTCTGCCATTAATAGTGCTAACGTGCGTCAGCCTCAAGGATACATCAATGATGATGATAGACGTTGGCAGGTGCAAACCAATGATGAACTGAAAAAAGCGGCCGATTACCGTCCTATTATTGTTCACTATCAAAACGGCAATGCTGTTAAATTAAGCGATGTTGCCAATGTTAAAGACTCGGTACAAGATGTCCGTACCGCAGGTATGTCTGGCGGTGAACCCGCTATTTTGATAGTGATCCGCCGAGAGGCTGGTGCAAATATTATTGAAACCGTCAATCGTATTCGTGCTGAGTTACCTGAATTTCAAGATATGATCCCCGCGGCAATTGATTTAAAAGTTGCTCAAGATAGAACTCCAACCATTCGTGCATCGTTAGTCGAAGTTGAACGCGCATTAATCATTGCTATCGCGTTGGTGATCTTAGTCGTTTTACTGTTTTTGCGTTCAGGTCGAGCAACATTAATACCCGCCATTGCCGTTCCTGTCTCATTGATTGGCACATTTACGGCTATGTACCTGTGTGGCTTCAGCCTCAATAACTTATCACTCATGGCTCTGACCGTTGCCACTGGATTTGTGGTTGATGATGCCATCGTAGTCCTAGAGAACATTTCACGGCATATCGAAAATGGTAGTCGGCCATTTATTGCCGCAGTCAGAGGCGTCAGTGAAGTTGGCTTTACCGTCGTTTCCATGAGTGTTTCTTTAGTGGCTGTATTTATCCCATTACTATTAATGGAGGGGTTAGTTGGCCGCTTGTTCCGCGAGTTTGCCATCACCCTAGCCACAGCAATTAGTATCTCGCTAATTATTTCGTTAACACTCACACCAATGATGTGTGCCTATCTGCTAAAAAAGCGTGATATCAAAAAGACCGATAAACAAGGTATTACAGCGCGTTGCTTATTACGCGCACAACAAAGCTATGGTCTCATATTAAATTGGGTGTTATCGCATAAACGAAGTGTGTTAGCGATCTTATTCGCGACTATTGGTTTAAATATCTATCTATATATCGCGATCCCAAAAACGTTCTTCCCTGAACAAGATACAGGCCGTTTACTGGGTTTTGTTCGTGCGGATCAAAGCATTTCATTTCAAGCAATGAAAGAAAAGATGACCCGTTTTATGCAAGAGGTAAATGCAGATCCTGCGGTTGATAGCGTGACAGGTTTTACAGGTGGTAGCCGCGTCAATAGTGGTTCAATGTTTATTTCATTAAAGCCTTTGGATGAACGCAAAGAAAGTGCGAATGCAGTCATTAACCGATTGCGTATTAAATTAGCCAAAGAACCCGGCGCTAACCTATTTATGATGCCAGTACAAGATATTCGAGTAGGAGGTCGACAATCCAATGCCAGCTACCAGTACTCTCTGCTTGCTGATGAACTAAATACGCTACGTGAATGGGAGCCTGCTATACGTAAAGCCATTGCCGATCTGCCACAAGTGACTGATGTGAACTCAGATAAAGAAGATAAAGGCGCTGAGATGGCGATCACCTATGACAGAGATTTGATGGCACAGCTGGGCATAGACGTACGTGAGGCGAATGATTTGCTCAATAATGCGTTTGGCCAGCGCCAAATTTCAACTATCTATGAGGCGATGAACCAATATAAAGTCGTGATGGAAGTTGCGCCTGAATATACACAAGATGTCAGCGCCTTGGATAAAATGTTTGTTATCAACAAGACTGGTGAGGCTATTCCACTATCTTACTTTGCCCGTTGGCAGCCTGCCAATGCGCCATTAAGTGTTAACCATCAAGGTTTATCCGCTTCATCAACCATTGCTTTCAACTTAGCAGAAGGTTACACCCTTGATCAAGCGATGTCCGCTATCGAGAAAACCATGACTGCGCTAGGTGTCCCCTCCAATATTCGCGGTTCATTTGCAGGTACCGCCCAAGTGTTCCAAGACACATTAAAATCACAGCTATTCCTAATTTTTGCTGCAATCATCACCGTGTATTTGGTACTGGGTATCCTTTATGAAAGCTATATTCATCCACTGACCATTTTATCCACTTTACCTTCTGCTGGCGTCGGTGCATTACTCGCCTTAGAATTGTTTAATACACCGTTCAGTTTGATTGCGCTTATTGGGATCATGCTGTTAATTGGTATCGTCAAGAAAAACGCCATCATCATGGTAGATTTCGCTATCCATGCACAGCGTAACCAAGGTTTAACCGCACGAGAAGCTATCTTCCGCGCCAGTATGTTACGTTTTAGGCCGATTTTAATGACAACATTGGCTGCGATTTTTGGTGCTCTTCCTCTTGCTTTAGGCAGTGGAGATGGTGCTGAGTTACGTCAACCTCTTGGTATCACTATTGTTGGTGGGTTAGTGATGAGCCAATTATTAACGTTATTTACTACACCTGTAGTTTATTTGTGTTTTGATCAACTCAGACAGCGTTTTTCGAAACAACAGCGTGATCCTAAGCACGCCAAGGCGTAA
- a CDS encoding MdtA/MuxA family multidrug efflux RND transporter periplasmic adaptor subunit, whose product MNKQKRHTTLTRSAIFIAVIIAAGAGWYFYSQHNQANTTPNKANSKPSARPNRVLAPVQFANAQEKIVPRYLSGLGTVQAANMVTVTSRVEGQLMSLHFVEGQQVKAGDLLAEIDPRPFEVQLAQAEGQLAKDKATLANARLDLNRYQKLAGTKVISQQELDNQKSLVLQSEGSIKADQAAVDSAKLQLTYSKITAPISGRVGLKQVDVGNFISAGTTTPIVVITQTQPADVLFALPEGDIPAIQKAQSSGQPVIVEAWDRNNIAMISEGYLLSTDNQIDAATGTLKMKARFTNDAQSLFPNQFVNIKMQIETLQNAVVIPTAALQMGNEGHYVWVLSDDNRVSKQSVTVGMQDSKQVVIESGLAADTKVITDGVDRLTDGTSVEVVNSDNVTKPVEPQKNSAEKA is encoded by the coding sequence ATGAATAAACAAAAACGCCATACCACACTAACCCGTTCTGCCATTTTCATTGCCGTGATTATTGCTGCTGGCGCTGGGTGGTATTTTTACTCTCAGCACAATCAAGCCAATACCACGCCAAATAAGGCCAATAGTAAACCATCGGCTCGTCCAAACCGTGTTCTTGCTCCAGTTCAATTCGCTAATGCACAAGAAAAAATCGTACCACGTTACTTATCAGGCTTAGGGACCGTACAAGCCGCCAATATGGTCACCGTCACTAGCAGAGTGGAAGGACAGTTAATGTCCTTGCATTTTGTTGAAGGCCAGCAAGTCAAAGCTGGCGATTTATTGGCTGAAATTGATCCGCGTCCTTTTGAAGTGCAACTCGCACAGGCAGAAGGACAACTAGCGAAAGATAAAGCAACTTTGGCGAATGCACGCTTAGATCTCAATCGTTACCAAAAATTAGCAGGCACTAAAGTGATTTCGCAACAAGAGCTTGATAACCAAAAATCTTTGGTTCTGCAATCTGAAGGCAGCATTAAAGCCGATCAAGCTGCTGTAGATAGCGCTAAGTTGCAACTGACTTATAGTAAAATCACCGCCCCTATTTCAGGCCGTGTAGGCTTAAAACAAGTTGATGTAGGTAATTTTATTTCGGCAGGTACAACCACCCCCATTGTCGTGATCACCCAAACTCAACCTGCTGATGTGCTATTTGCGCTCCCTGAAGGTGATATCCCTGCGATACAAAAAGCACAGTCATCAGGCCAGCCTGTCATCGTCGAAGCGTGGGATAGAAATAATATTGCGATGATCAGTGAAGGTTATCTGTTAAGCACTGATAACCAAATTGATGCAGCAACAGGAACATTAAAAATGAAAGCTCGCTTCACTAATGATGCCCAGAGCTTATTTCCTAACCAATTCGTTAATATTAAAATGCAGATAGAGACTTTGCAAAATGCGGTTGTGATCCCCACAGCAGCACTGCAAATGGGTAATGAAGGCCATTATGTTTGGGTTTTGAGTGACGATAACCGTGTTAGTAAGCAATCTGTCACCGTCGGTATGCAAGACAGTAAGCAAGTCGTCATTGAAAGTGGCCTTGCAGCTGATACTAAAGTCATTACTGATGGTGTCGACCGTTTAACTGATGGAACAAGCGTTGAAGTGGTTAATAGTGACAACGTCACTAAACCCGTTGAGCCTCAGAAAAATAGCGCGGAGAAAGCCTAA